A stretch of the TM7 phylum sp. oral taxon 349 genome encodes the following:
- a CDS encoding Rrf2 family transcriptional regulator, producing MRLSTATEQACCILALIASCNLSPITNGELSARMAVSPSYLTKITRRLVIAGLISSEPGAKGGFVLVQPMRLITLLMVVEAIEGDEPFFQPAGIVERVFKNRRRAVEKGMSVVQEKMHEAELAWRRSLSSVTMQEIIDDALKGEML from the coding sequence GTGAGACTATCAACAGCGACTGAACAAGCGTGTTGTATTTTGGCGCTTATTGCGTCATGTAACCTATCCCCTATTACTAACGGCGAACTGAGTGCGCGTATGGCGGTATCGCCGTCGTATTTGACGAAAATCACGCGGCGACTTGTCATTGCAGGGCTAATCTCGTCCGAACCTGGCGCAAAAGGCGGATTTGTATTGGTACAACCGATGCGGCTGATCACGCTATTGATGGTCGTTGAGGCGATTGAAGGTGATGAGCCGTTTTTCCAGCCGGCGGGCATTGTTGAGCGCGTGTTTAAGAATCGCCGTCGCGCTGTTGAAAAAGGTATGTCTGTGGTACAGGAAAAAATGCACGAAGCGGAATTGGCGTGGCGGCGCAGTTTATCTAGTGTGACGATGCAAGAGATTATCGACGACGCACTCAAAGGAGAGATGTTATGA